The Papaver somniferum cultivar HN1 chromosome 3, ASM357369v1, whole genome shotgun sequence genome includes a region encoding these proteins:
- the LOC113355639 gene encoding ADP,ATP carrier protein 1, chloroplastic-like codes for MEAVLTKGLLSLPLNPKTRVFNQQNGLKNRLNIEKTRAVNGFSSLSCGIAGDGFQKFQPINGVYQKERKLKVSCSAAAAADGGAGYIEDVNNNNTPKLLGVEIATLKKIIPLGLMFFCILFNYTILRDTKDVLVVTAKGSSAEIIPFLKTWVNLPMAIGFMVLYTKLSNVLSKQALFYTVMVPFIAFFGAFGFVLYPLSNVFHPTALADKLLASLGPSFLGPVAILRIWSFCLFYVMAELWGSVVVSVLFWGFANQITTVDEAKKFYPLFGLGANVALIFSGRTVKYFSNLRKNLGPGVDGWAVSLKGMMTIVVCMGLAICGIYWWVNTFVPLPTRSSKKKSKPKMGTMESIKFLVSSRYIRDLATLVVAYGISINLVEVTWKSKLKAQFPSPNEYSAFMGDFSTATGIATFSMMLLSQWIFNKYGWGVAAKITPTVLLLTGVGFFSLILFGGPVAPLIGQLGMTPLLAAVYVGALQNIFSKSAKYSLFDPCKEMAYIPLDEETKLKGKAAIDVVCNPLGKSGGALIQQFMILTFGSLANSTPYLGGILLIIVLAWLGAAKSLDTQFTALRREEELEKEMEERANVKIPVVSQEGTTLSVEVGNGTLANGMSSSGGDKSSNSSSESTNPRI; via the exons ATGGAAGCAGTATTAACAAAGGGGCTTCTTTCTTTACCTTtaaatcctaaaacaagggttttcaaccAACAAAATGGTCTTAAAAATCGATTAAACATTGAAAAAACCAGAGCTGTTAATGGGTTTAGTTCTTTATCTTGTGGTATTGCTGGTGATGGGTTCCAGAAATTTCAACCTATTAATGGAGTTTACCAGAAAGAGAGGAAATTGAAGGTTTCTTgttcagctgctgctgctgctgatggagGTGCTGGTTATATTGAAGATGTGAATAATAACAATACCCCAAAGCTATTAGGTGTTGAGATTGCAACTCTTAAGAAGATTATCCCACTTGGGTTGATGTTCTTTTGTATTCTCTTCAACTATACAATTTTAAGAGATACTAAAGATGTCTTGGTTGTTACAGCTAAAGGAAGCAGTGCTGAGATTATTCCATTTTTAAAGACTTGGGTTAATTTGCCTATGGCTATTGGATTCATGGTTTTATATACCAAGCTTTCTAATGTCTTGTCAAAACAAGCTCTTTTCTATACTGTTATGGTTCCATTCATTGCCTTTTTTGGGGCATTTGGGTTTGTTCTGTATCCTCTCAGCAATGTGTTTCACCCTACTGCACTTGCAGATAAGCTATTAGCTTCGCTAGGGCCTAGTTTCCTTGGTCCTGTTGCAATTCTCAGGATTTGGAGTTTCTGTTTGTTCTATGTCATGGCTGAGCTCTGGGGAAGTGTTGTGGTTTCAGTTTTGTTTTGGGGGTTTGCTAACCAG ATAACAACTGTTGACGAAGCCAAGAAATTCTATCCACTGTTCGGACTTGGAGCAAATGTTGCCCTTATTTTCTCGGGACGAACTGTCAAGTACTTCTCTAACCTGAGGAAAAATTTGGGTCCTGGAGTTGATGGTTGGGCTGTTTCCCTGAAAGGAATGATGACCATTGTTGTCTGCATGGGGCTTGCAATCTGTGGTATCTATTGGTGGGTTAACACTTTTGTGCCTCTTCCAACACGTAGCAGCAAGAAGAAG TCTAAGCCAAAGATGGGTACAATGGAAAGTATTAAGTTCCTTGTATCATCAAGATATATCAGGGATCTTGCAACATTGGTGGTTGCATATGGTATTAGCATCAACCTTGTCGAGGTCACATGGAAATCAAAGCTTAAGGCTCAG TTTCCAAGCCCGAACGAGTATTCAGCTTTCATGGGTGATTTCTCAACTGCAACTGGAATAGCAACTTTCTCAATGATGTTGCTCAGccaatggattttcaacaaatatGGATGGGGAGTTGCAGCCAAGATTACACCCACAGTTCTTCTCCTCACAGGAGTTGGATTCTTCTCGCTGATTTTGTTCGGTGGCCCTGTGGCACCCCTTATCGGGCAGCTTGGAATGACTCCTTTGCTTGCTGCAGTTTATGTCGGTGCTCTGCAGAACATATTCAGTAAGAGTGCAAAATACAGTTTATTTGATCCTTGCAAAGAAATGGCTTATATCCCCTTGGACGAGGAGACAAAG CTTAAAGGAAAGGCAGCTATTGACGTTGTCTGCAACCCATTGGGGAAATCCGGAGGAGCTTTGATTCAACAATTCATGATCTTGACATTCGGCTCACTTGCAAATTCAACTCCCTACCTAGGTGGAATTCTATTGATAATTGTCCTTGCATGGTTGGGGGCAGCGAAATCGTTGGATACTCAGTTCACTGCTTTGCGCCGTGAGGAGGAACTCGAGAAGGAGATGGAAGAGAGGGCAAATGTTAAGATTCCAGTCGTGTCTCAAGAAGGAACTACTCTTTCAGTCGAAGTCGGAAATGGGACTCTAGCAAATGGAATGAGTTCGTCAGGTGGAGACAAGTCCAGCAACAGCTCATCCGAGTCTACAAATCCCCGCATCTAA